A single region of the Fusarium keratoplasticum isolate Fu6.1 chromosome 7, whole genome shotgun sequence genome encodes:
- a CDS encoding Alginate-lyase domain-containing protein: MANAYAFLFLCFFSLTFAFTHPGLLVTESDIDRVKTKLAAKKEPWVSSWDKLTSIPFSAADYKDHATAEIYRSENGEALWHDAAAAFNLALRWKITGDEQFAKTGADVLVAWADKLRTLKGGGDDAYLTAGLQGYELANAAELLRDYKPFADNGLDRVISMMNDIFLPMNVDFLNHVLGSQHNVKHFFANWELCNIASTLAIGVLTDNQTAWDFAINYFKHGEGNGAINNAITNLVREPGTGTILGQGQEAGRDQGHSSLVFQLLGVIGQQAWNQGEDLFAYNNSRILLGAEYFARYNLGNDVPFEPYTNGIVSFTEISDQSRGAVRPTWELLHTHYVQIKGLDAPWTTAYLNKSLEFFGGYEGGAGSWGEGSGHYDGLGWGSLLHHLDEADVNLPKLSTETSIPTATSSVSTAGNSQPLSTTFSTVRTLPSSTLQATVTKDTATSSYVTKSTVTASSLLSTTTSIPAITSRPASGTKKGCIAKRFQV, encoded by the exons ATGGCGAACGCCTACgcttttttatttctttgcttcttttctctGACTTTCGCCTTTACTCACCCCGGCCTGCTCGTTACCGAGTCCGACATTGACCGTGTCAAAACCAAGCTTGCTGCCAAGAAAGAGCCCTGGGTTAGCTCTTGGGATAAGTTGACAAGCATTCCTTTCTCCGCCGCCGACTACAAAGACCACGCTACCGCTGAGATCTATCGCAGCGAGAATGGTGAGGCCCTGTGGCACGATGCGGCAGCTGCCTTCAATCTCGCGTTGCGCTGGAAGATCACCGGAGATGAGCAATTTGCCAAGACTGGAGCCGATGTCCTTGTTGCATGGGCAGACAAACTACGGACTTTGAAAGGCGGTGGAGATGATGCGTATCTCACTGCTGGATTGCAAGGCTACGAGCTGGCCAACGCTGCTGAGTTGCTGCGGGATTATAAACCATTCGCTGACAATGGACTCGACCGGGTCATCTCGATGATGAATGATATCTTCCTGCCGATGAACGTCGACTTCTTGAACCATGTTCTGGGATCTCAACACAATGTCAAGCACTTCTTTGCCAACTGGGAGCTCTGCAACATTGCTTCTACGCTCGCCATTGGCGTTCTTACGGACAACCAGACTGCATGGGACTTTGCCATCAACTACTTCAAGCATGGCGAGGGCAACGGAgccatcaacaacgccatcaccaaccttgTTCGTGAGCCGGGCACCGGCACAATTCTCGGCCAGGGACAAGAGGCTGGTCGCGATCAAGGCCATTCATCCCTCGTCTTTCAACTGTTGGGAGTCATTGGTCAGCAGGCTTGGAACCAGGGCGAGGATCTCTTTGCCTATAACAACAGCCGAATCCTCCTTGG TGCCGAGTACTTTGCCAGGTATAATCTTGGAAACGATGTCCCCTTCGAGCCCTATACGAATGGCATTGTCTCGTTCACGGAGATCAGCGACCAGTCTCGTGGCGCTGTACGACCTACGTGGGAGTTGCTCCACACTCATTACGTCCAGATCAAAGGTCTTGATGCGCCTTGGACGACTGCCTATCTCAACAAGTCTTTGGAGTTCTTTGGCGGGTACGAAGGAGGGGCTGGATCATGGGGTGAAGGTTCGGGGCATTACGATGGGCTGGGATGGGGATCGCTGCTTCATCACCTGGACGAGGCTGATGTCAACCTTCCGAAGCTATCGACTGAGACTTCGATCCCCACAGCTACCTCTTCTGTGTCGACTGCTGGAAACTCCCAGCCATTGTCAACCACCTTTTCTACTGTCCGCACTTTGCCAAGTTCCACACTCCAGGCGACGGTCACCAAGGATACAGCTACGTCTTCTTACGTTACTAAGTCGACAGTCACGGCCAGTTCCCTACTATCGACCACCACAAGCATTCCCGCTATTACTAGCCGGCCTGCGAGCGGCACTAAAAAGGGATGCATTGCGAAGAGGTTTCAAGTTTAA